One segment of Rhodanobacter thiooxydans DNA contains the following:
- the lipA gene encoding lipoyl synthase gives MSEISTSSPKVIPIAVVSGAPAGEKQVGNDKIALNRAGFDTSVPTLRKPSWIRVRLPQGNAVQQLKARLRENSLVTVCEEASCPNIHECFSKGTATFMILGEVCTRRCSFCDVAHGRPVAPDPLEPARLAETIADMRLKYVVITSVDRDDLRDGGAEHFAACIRATRHASPSIRIEILTPDFRGKGRMERALEVLREFPPDVFNHNLETVPHLYREVRPGADYQWSLDLLRRFKAQHPQVPTKSGIMLGLGETMEQVLETMRDLRAHDVEMITIGQYLQPTPHHHPVVRYWTPEEFDMLREAGEAMGFHHVASGPLVRSSYHADLQAHAAGVTESA, from the coding sequence ATGAGCGAAATCTCCACCTCTTCCCCCAAAGTCATCCCGATCGCCGTCGTCAGTGGCGCGCCTGCGGGCGAAAAGCAGGTCGGCAACGACAAGATCGCGCTGAACCGCGCCGGTTTCGACACCAGCGTGCCGACCCTGCGCAAGCCCAGCTGGATCCGCGTGCGCCTGCCGCAGGGCAACGCCGTGCAGCAGCTGAAGGCGCGCCTGCGCGAGAACTCGCTGGTCACCGTGTGCGAGGAAGCTTCCTGCCCGAACATCCACGAATGCTTCAGCAAGGGCACCGCCACCTTCATGATCCTCGGCGAGGTGTGCACCCGCCGCTGCTCGTTCTGCGACGTGGCGCATGGCCGCCCGGTGGCGCCCGATCCGCTGGAGCCGGCGCGGCTGGCCGAAACCATCGCCGACATGCGGCTGAAATACGTGGTGATCACCTCGGTCGACCGCGACGACCTGCGCGACGGTGGCGCCGAGCACTTCGCCGCCTGCATTCGCGCCACGCGCCACGCCAGCCCGAGCATCCGCATCGAGATCCTCACCCCGGATTTCCGCGGCAAGGGGCGCATGGAGCGCGCGCTGGAAGTGCTCAGGGAATTCCCGCCGGACGTGTTCAACCACAACCTGGAAACCGTGCCGCACCTGTACCGCGAAGTGCGTCCGGGCGCTGACTACCAGTGGTCGCTGGACCTGCTCAGGCGCTTCAAGGCGCAGCACCCGCAGGTACCGACCAAGTCCGGCATCATGCTGGGCCTGGGCGAGACGATGGAGCAGGTGCTGGAGACGATGCGCGATCTACGCGCCCATGACGTCGAGATGATCACCATCGGCCAGTACCTGCAGCCCACGCCGCACCATCACCCGGTGGTGCGCTACTGGACGCCCGAAGAATTCGACATGCTGCGCGAAGCCGGTGAGGCGATGGGTTTCCATCACGTTGCCTCCGGCCCGCTGGTACGTTCGTCCTACCACGCCGACCTGCAGGCCCATGCAGCCGGTGTCACCGAGTCAGCCTGA
- the lipB gene encoding lipoyl(octanoyl) transferase LipB has protein sequence MNSDSPSPISDSRPLKIRRLGRQPYAATWQAMSAFTDNRTADTPDELWLLEHDPVFTLGQAGKMEHVLAPGDIPVIPVDRGGQVTYHGPGQIVGYPLIDLRRAGVGVRELVHRIEQSLIDTLAHWNVTAVRREGAPGVYVGEAKVAALGLRVRRGCSFHGLAFNVAMDLEPFHRINPCGYKGLAVTQLLDLGGPSQLAAVEDVLVQEFCRQFGFVAEPATPIPPELPARAAV, from the coding sequence GTGAACTCCGATTCCCCATCCCCCATTTCCGATTCCCGGCCATTGAAAATCCGCCGCCTCGGTCGTCAGCCATACGCGGCCACCTGGCAGGCGATGAGTGCGTTCACCGACAACCGCACGGCGGACACGCCCGACGAGCTGTGGCTGCTGGAGCACGACCCGGTGTTCACCCTGGGCCAGGCCGGCAAGATGGAGCACGTGCTGGCGCCGGGCGATATCCCGGTGATTCCGGTCGATCGCGGCGGCCAGGTGACCTACCACGGGCCGGGCCAGATCGTCGGTTACCCGCTGATCGACCTGCGCCGGGCCGGCGTCGGCGTGCGCGAGCTGGTGCACCGGATCGAGCAGTCGCTGATCGACACGCTGGCGCACTGGAACGTGACGGCCGTGCGGCGCGAAGGCGCGCCCGGCGTCTATGTGGGCGAGGCCAAGGTCGCCGCGCTTGGCCTGCGCGTGCGCCGCGGCTGCAGCTTCCACGGGCTGGCCTTCAACGTGGCCATGGACCTGGAGCCGTTCCACCGCATCAACCCCTGCGGTTACAAGGGTTTGGCGGTCACGCAGCTGCTAGACTTGGGCGGTCCGTCGCAGCTGGCCGCGGTCGAAGACGTGCTGGTGCAGGAGTTCTGCCGCCAGTTCGGCTTTGTCGCCGAGCCCGCTACCCCCATCCCGCCCGAACTCCCCGCCCGCGCAGCGGTCTGA